Proteins encoded within one genomic window of Stigmatopora argus isolate UIUO_Sarg chromosome 21, RoL_Sarg_1.0, whole genome shotgun sequence:
- the trit1 gene encoding tRNA dimethylallyltransferase — translation MAASTRGMKRALKKAMSPSLVVILGATGTGKSKLAIEIGKRLRGEIISADSMQVYQGLDIITNKVSAGERAQCCHHMISFVDPLVSNYTVVDFRNKAVSLDIDDMHHQDKLPIIVGGTNYYIESLLWRVLMDTGREDLVDGAGEDNDRKLELEKLGGAELHKRLMEVDPKMGAMLHPNDKRKIARSLQIYEETGVPHSSWLEEQRGQRGGDGLGGPLRYPDPCIFWLHADMNALGERLDARVEEMLSSGLIEELGDFHARLNQQRVQDDSQNYQHGIFQSIGFKEFHDYLTAPESSTPQEREALRGRGIEALKVATRRYARKQNKWVRNRFLKRPGDSVPVVYGLDVTDVERWEETVLNPALQILDSLRKGEEPLFPPIRVQGAELTNKRSRHTCDLCDKVIIGDMEWAAHLKSKKHHFHARKKLKSDTTTNDQSHFTDSPLATDAGTQTNPSEFSQDDQSAH, via the exons ATGGCGGCGTCCACGCGTGGCATGAAGCGTGCCCTGAAGAAAGCGATGTCGCCGTCTTTGGTGGTCATCTTGGGAGCCACGGGCACTGGGAAATCTAAACTGGCTATTGAAATCGGAAAACGGCTACGCGGAGAGATTATTAGCGCCGATTCCATGCAG GTGTACCAAGGTCTGGACATCATCACCAACAAGGTGAGCGCCGGGGAGCGCGCCCAGTGTTGCCATCACATGATCAGCTTCGTGGACCCGCTAGTTAGCAACTACACGGTGGTGGACTTCAGGAACAAAGCCGTGTCTTTA GACATAGATGATATGCATCATCAGGATAAGCTGCCAATCATTGTTGGAGGAACAAACTATTACATTGAGTCGCTGCTTTGGCGAGTTCTAATGGACACTGGG AGGGAAGATTTAGTGGATGGGGCAGGGGAAGATAATGATAGAAAGCTGGAACTGGAGAAACTGGGAGGAGCTGAATTACACAAGCGACTGATGGAAGTGGACCCCAAAATGGGTGCCATGCTGCATCCCAATGACAAGCGCAAAATTGCAAG GAGCTTGCAAATCTATGAAGAAACGGGCGTTCCTCATAGCTCCTGGCTGGAGGAACAGCGAGGCCAGCGAGGCGGTGATGGCCTGGGGGGCCCGTTGAGGTACCCGGACCCTTGCATCTTTTGGCTTCATGCCGACATGAACG CTCTGGGCGAGCGCTTAGACGCACGCGTGGAAGAGATGTTGTCGAGCGGCTTGATCGAGGAGCTCGGGGACTTCCACGCTCGCCTCAATCAGCAAAGAGTGCAGGATGACAG TCAGAACTACCAACACGGGATATTCCAGTCAATTGGTTTCAAAGAGTTCCACGACTACCTGACGGCTCCCGAAAGCAGCACGCCGCAGGAAAGAGAGGCGCTCCGGGGCAGAG GTATCGAAGCTTTGAAAGTGGCTACCAGGCGCTACGCTCGCAAGCAAAATAAATGGGTCCGTAACCGCTTCCTCAAAC GACCCGGTGACAGCGTGCCGGTGGTGTACGGCCTGGATGTGACGGATGTGGAGAGATGGGAGGAGACCGTGCTGAACCCTGCACTGCAGATACTGGACAGTCTCCGCAAG GGGGAGGAGCCTCTTTTTCCACCAATCAGGGTGCAGGGTGCTGAGCTTACGAACAAACGGAGTCGACATACTTGCGACCTGTGCGACAAGGTGATCATCGGCGACATGGAGTGGGCAG CTCACCTCAAATCCAAGAAGCACCACTTCCACGCGAGGAAGAAACTTAAGTCCGACACTACGACCAATGACCAGTCTCATTTTACCGATTCGCCACTCGCCACAGACGCAGGGACTCAGACAAACCCGTCGGAATTCTCCCAGGACGACCAATCGGCACATTAA
- the myclb gene encoding protein L-Myc-1b: MPGLSSTTAPRYDSWDMDYLDHYQHYFYDDHHNPDEDFFKSTAPSEDIWKKFELVPTPPMSPIRVVDGSGRLGLICPSLGDKLEWVSQFLGQEDEQQQQQQQQQQQQQQQQQQQQQQQQQQQQQQQQQQHQQDILCKVTPATDSVGNLSSIIIQDCMWSGFSAGRQLEKVVGERCHPCQAKGGSGTPKGVPGKAQGVAADALPLGCLVADCVDPAAVLTFPSGGGCKKQISSGSESLTNSSDDDEQDDDDDDDEEIDVVTVEHKQQRKPRRLVKTRKPATITMRADPLDPCMKRFHISIHQQQHNYAAPSPDTVLPADPPLPRKRYRHEASAAPAPQPHYHQPCLGHTPSNLDNRRPHATATRARSQSPHLGSSSPASPPCSSSSSSPPHAHSPPPPLSSPQSSDCEDTDRRKAHNFLERKRRNDLRSRFLSLRDEIPGLADCAKTPKVAILTRATEYLRQLHAGERQKAQERKQLKAKQAQLLQRLAQLKRASQN, translated from the exons ATGCCGGGCCTCAGCTCCACCACGGCGCCCCGCTATGACAGCTGGGACATGGACTACCTGGACCACTACCAACACTACTTCTACGACGACCACCACAACCCGGACGAGGACTTTTTCAAATCCACCGCGCCCAGCGAGGACATATGGAAGAAATTTGAACTGGTGCCCACCCCACCCATGTCCCCCATCAGGGTGGTGGACGGGTCTGGGAGGTTGGGACTGATATGCCCGTCGCTGGGGGACAAGTTGGAGTGGGTTTCCCAGTTTTTGGGACAGGAGGATGAacaacagcaacagcaacagcagcagcaacaacagcaacaacagcaacaacaacaacagcagcagcagcaacaacaacaacaacaacaacaacaacaacaacagcatcaGCAAGACATCCTTTGCAAAGTGACCCCAGCCACGGACTCTGTTGGGAATTTGAGCTCCATCATCATCCAAGACTGCATGTGGAGTGGATTCTCTGCCGGTCGCCAGCTCGAGAAGGTAGTCGGGGAGCGCTGTCACCCCTGCCAAGCCAAAggaggctccggcacccccaaaGGAGTTCCTGGGAAGGCGCAGGGCGTGGCCGCCGACGCGCTGCCTCTCGGTTGTTTGGTGGCGGATTGCGTTGACCCGGCCGCTGTGCTCACCTTTCCCTCGGGCGGGGGCTGCAAGAAGCAAATCTCTTCCGGGTCCGAGTCCCTTACAAACTCTTCAG ATGATGACGAgcaagacgacgacgacgacgacgacgaggagaTCGACGTGGTGACGGTGGAGCACAAGCAACAACGCAAACCACGGCGATTGGTCAAAACCCGTAAACCTGCGACCATCACCATGCGAGCGGACCCTTTGGACCCCTGCATGAAACGCTTCCACATTTCCATCCATCAGCAGCAGCACAACTACGCTGCCCCGTCGCCGGACACCGTTTTGCCCGCGGACCCTCCGCTGCCCCGCAAACGGTACCGGCACGAGGCATCCGCCGCCCCGGCGCCGCAACCCCACTACCACCAACCCTGTCTGGGCCACACCCCCTCAAACTTGGACAACAGGCGGCCTCACGCGACGGCCACCAGAGCCCGCTCGCAGTCGCCCCACTTGGGCTCCTCGTCGCCCGCGTCGCCCCCctgctcgtcgtcgtcgtcctcgccgCCCCACGCCcactcgccgccgccgcccctgtCCAGCCCCCAGTCCTCGGACTGCGAAGACACGGACCGACGCAAGGCCCACAACTTTCTGGAGCGCAAGCGGCGCAACGACCTGCGCTCGCGCTTCTTGTCGCTGCGAGACGAGATCCCCGGCTTGGCCGACTGCGCCAAGACGCCAAAGGTGGCCATCTTGACGCGGGCCACCGAGTACCTGCGGCAGCTGCACGCGGGCGAGCGACAGAAGGCCCAAGAGAGGAAGCAGCTGAAAGCCAAGCAAGCGCAACTCTTGCAGAGGTTGGCACAGCTGAAGCGGGCGTCCCAGAACTGA